The DNA window TGTCCTCATGGCAGTGCTTCTTCTCGGCCCCATCACCGTCATTCCGGGGCGCACGCAAGCGCGAACCCGGAATCTCGCGCCGATGATCTCGGGATTCCGGGCTCGCTCAGCACAACATTGACGAAAACATCAATTTCGTCGCGAACTCACGCCCCGGAATGACGGCAGTACGATTTTTACACTGTAAAGATTTCGCTTGACGCCCGCTCCTTTCGCCTCTAATTCTATCTTTACGATGTAAAGATTAGCCCGCGAGGCTGCCATGACGATATTCCTGATCCTTGCCCCCTATGGCGCATTTAGCCTGCTGATGCTGCTGACCTCGGCCACGGCGAGCCTGTTTGCGGCAGCGGTGATCTCCCTGCTCGTCATCGGGTCCGACATTATGCGCGGCCGTTCGATCAAGATCCTGGGCGCGGGCTCCGCGATCCTGTTTGCCGCGGTCGGCTTCTATCTCATGCTGGTCGATTCGAGCTTGAGCAGCTCGGCCGTGAGGCTGGCCGTCGATGCCGGTGTATTCGCGATCTCACTCGCGTCGCTGGCGGCCCGCTTCCCGTTCACGCTGCAATATGCCCGCGAAATGGTCGACGCCGAAACCGCCGCTTTGCCCGGCTTCCTGAAAGCGAACTATATCATCACCGCCGCGTGGATCGGCGCGTTTCTGCTGATGATGATCGCCAACGCTCTGACGATGTACGTGCCGGGGCTGCCGCTGTGGTTGGGACTTGTAATCGCCTTCGCTGCCCGTAACAGTGCGGCTTATTTCACAAAGTGGTACCCTCAATACCGGCAAACGAAATATGCGGCGCCGGCTGGGTCGGCCGGCGCACACTAAAGATCGTGCGGCTTACGCCAAAGAAAACTGGATGGCTTCGTCGCTTTGCTGCTCGCAATGACGGGAAGCGCCACCGAGGACACGACCATGAAGGACGTATTCGCCAAGCTCGCCACCGACTTCCTGTCCACCATCGTGTTCCTTACGCTGTACCTGGTGTCAGGCAATGTGGTGCTGGCGACCTGCGTCGCGATCGCAGGCGCCGTGGCTCAGGTCATCTACAGCAGAGCCAAGCGGCAGCCCCTCAGTTTCATGACCTACGCCAGCCTGGCGCTGGTGATCGTGCTCGGCAGCGCGACGCTTCTGACCAGCGACCCCCGCTTCGTGCTGGCGAAACCCGCGATCGCGCATTTTGCAATTGGCGCAATCATGCTCAAGCGCGGCTGGATGCTGCGCTACATGCCGCCGATCGTCGCCGAAACCATCCCGGAATACGTCACCATTGCCGGCTACGCCTGGGCGGCGCTGATGTTCGCGCTCGGCCTCGGTACCATCGCGGTGGCCCTGACCGGCGACATGAAGCTGTGGGCGATCTATGTATCCGTGGTCGCGATAGGAGCGAAGGTCGCGGCCTTCGCCGTGCAATATGTCGCGTTTCGCATGCTGGTCACCAATCGGATTCGCGCCGCCCGCGCCTGACGCTCGCGCCCCTGCCACACCATTGGGCTTGCGCCGCGAGATGCGTTATACCGCCCCGGAAGCCACCCAGATCCCGGGATCATTCCGGATTTGCCAGAAAAACGCTGAGGAGAACTTTGAAATGGCCGTGGACGGAAACTGGAACATCACCATGAGCACGCCGATGGGCGAGCGCAACGCCACGCTGACCCTGA is part of the Bradyrhizobium erythrophlei genome and encodes:
- a CDS encoding inner membrane-spanning protein YciB → MKDVFAKLATDFLSTIVFLTLYLVSGNVVLATCVAIAGAVAQVIYSRAKRQPLSFMTYASLALVIVLGSATLLTSDPRFVLAKPAIAHFAIGAIMLKRGWMLRYMPPIVAETIPEYVTIAGYAWAALMFALGLGTIAVALTGDMKLWAIYVSVVAIGAKVAAFAVQYVAFRMLVTNRIRAARA